From the genome of Setaria viridis chromosome 1, Setaria_viridis_v4.0, whole genome shotgun sequence:
TTGTATTGGAGTTTCTGGTATGTGCCTACGTTGACACACCAAGCATTTTAAGATTTCAGGATATTTAACATGGAATTTGGTACTTATGTGCAGGTTATGAGCTTCTTTGATAGGAAAATTTATACATGGTGCTTCTTGGTCCTTGGGATACTTGGTTCAACTTATGTAGCCTTTTTTATTCAAGCTAGCCCTGCACTTGCGATATACATATGGCTTGCTTGCTCGTTCCTGTCTGGATTCACATTGATGCCAGCTGAAATACCAGAAAACAACAACTTGGTGTATGCTTCTTTCACAGCCTTCATGCATGCTTTTTCCTTACATTTTCTCCAGTCCTAGTAGAGAACAAGCTGTTACATGTACATAGTAAACCATTGATACTGTTATCTATCATTCATGATTGTAAGAAGCTGCTAGCTATCTAATGTCACCAAATATTGTTTAATTGGTTGTTTCCTTGCAGCTTATGGTCTGATGAACTCTTTATATGCAGAATTCTTAGCGGAGCTCTCATAATACTGATCGCAGTGGCTTCAAGATGGGCCAACTCAAACTGTACCAGCTTTTGGCTCTATCTGACTCGAGCAAATAAACGGGATTCTCAATCCTCAAAGCTATATTTTGTTCAGGTGCAAAACTCAAAATAGTTGTATCCTGATATTGGCATTTCTGTCGTGGAAGTTCAAGTTTGATGCATTGTGACATGTTACTTACTATGTTTCAGGTTATTTTAGTTGCAATATCTTCAATAATGGTGTGGTTATCTACCTCACATCGATCCCAGAACAGAGAATTGCACTCATTACACCAGTTGATCAACTGGTCTGTAGCTGGTAAGCCACACGAGTTCCTATTTGTGCTGCCAATTCTGCAGTGCGTCATTGGTTCATGTCTTCAGTTTTTATGGCAATACCTGGTTCGTTGATGCAGCATGTTTTCTTGTAACCATACAATTAACTTATAAGTCTGAACCTCACTTGCAGCTAAATTTTGTTTATGCATCAACCCAAGAGTGAGGGTCTTATGTGGCATTTTCTGAACCGTTTTAGTTGTTATCACTAGATAAGCtacattttgattttttttcgtTTTTAATGGTTAAATGCCTCGTTTGGACATAAGAAACTCACGGTATTGAGGGTTTGGTACATTAACTGAACAAAAAAGGTTCTAGTTCTTCCAAGAATGCTCTTGTATTCCTGTTGGATCTGTCCGAGCATCCTATTGTTATTTGTGGTAGGTAGTTTGGTTCTTGCAGAACAATTGCTTCGCCTTTTGTTCTGTAATGAAAcagctggaagcctggaacaaAGGTTGGTTATAGTACTGATGACCAGGTTTTCTATAACTGATTTGGTTCCACAACTGGCTGCTTTTCTGAAACCTAAAAAATATCATGTGCGGCAATGTTAGCTGGCATTACTGTAATAAATGTATTCTCCAATGAATTAGGAAAATGGTATCAAATTCAGAATTTTGCTAGGCTAACAATTCAGAAGTGCCCTTTCGGTTTCTATTATGGGAAACAGTGAGAATCGTACTGGAATATATTCAGAGAATAAAATGTagagaggaaagaagaaaaactgAAATTTGATCTTGGCCTCTGGGGAATAGCTGTAACCCCAGGTGGAAACATTCTAGTTTGTTAAAAATCTAGATCAGCGTTGGGGCTTTGTCCATTGAAAGTATGTTGAGCTGAACTCCATTAAACACATCCGATTTTTTAAAGCCATTTGTTCAACCTTATTTGTGCTATATCCTGCTTGATTGCTCATTCGAACTTGTAAGATTTTTGGTTCTATTGTTTTTAACATTTATTATCTTTGGCAGGTGTTGCTATGGTGCTACCTCTTTTCTCACCACCTAGTGTTCTGTCTCGTCTTACATCTATCTTCTTGGGTTTTGCTCCTCCTTTTCTGCTGCTTTCTATTGGGTATGCTGTTACCTTCTGCAGTTCATAcactttttttgtgtgtgtgtgctgtgcctgaagtcttggaacatgGAAATAGTATCTCATATTTTGTCAAACCTGCAGCTATGAAGCAGTTTTCTACAGCGCTTTCTCAATGGTACTGATTGGATGGATATTTGTGGAATCTGCCAACCTGTACTGCTCAGAAGAAAGCGGTTCTGCACGCCGTAGAAACCTTGTGGATGGCTCAGTGTTTGGTTATGAAGAAAGACACCTACAACTATCTGATTTAAGAATTCCTCTGTTATTTGTAAGTACTGGTTGCAGTATATAATCCCAATTCTATAGTTGCGGTACAGCATAAAAGTGTGGAAGCAATTGGACACAAtgcattctttttttatatatatggcAGAATAGATATCAGATTGTATGAACAGTAGATAATCCTCTAGAGTTGAAGTCTTAAGCAGCCAAAGATGCTAAATCATTAGGAGAAGGGGTGGCCGGGTGGCCAATGAAAGCTAACCCATCTGTTCTCAATAGATGTTTTAGAATGTGTGAAGTCCAACTATGAAAAACTTGGACCATTGATAATGTAAACATATTAAATTTCACTACAGAATGACATTGACAGATTTATAATATAAGAAATGCTTCCACATGGTTATGCATTCCATACTTCTGAATAACGTATAACATGAAAATAATGATCAAATGCATGTATTAGAGACTCCCTGTGCTGGCCATCTTCCTATCTTCATAGCATTATATTCCATATTTCCACCATATATCTTTTTTAAGTATCCAACCATGTAGTTCTAGTAGAAACTAAGAACAGTTTTGTCATTATTTTTGCTGAAAGCATAATGCTCTAGCCAGTGATATCTTTCTGTCTTGCAGGTGATCTTATTTAATGTGGCCTTCTTTGGTACTGGTAATTTTGCAAGTATTGCAAGTTTTGAGATCTCATCCGTGTACAGATTCATTACAGTATTTAGTGTAAGTTTATATGCTATAGGTTTCTCATTGAAAGACTACTTTTACTTATTATTACTCTAGACATTgatgttttctcttttttcttggcAGCCATTTCTTATGGCAGGACTTCTTATCTTTAAATTGTTCATTCCTTTCATGCTTGTCATGTAAGTTCTTTTGGACCTTGCTACTGTTATGCTATGTAGTGTCATCAAGTTAAAATGAGCTAATGAAGATGTGATTTATGGAATTTCAGTGCatgataattttatttttgtctaACCATCTTTCACAAAATATGATGCTTTAATGTAAATTCTTGTTACAATAAGGTCAGCTTCTGCTATAGAAAGATAAAATAGGCACCAAGGTGTATATAATTTGATGTTCGTTTTGATATCTATTGAGATTAAGTTTGTTCTGTCCACATTAGttatcactttttttttctgctttAACATTCAACCACCTAATGTTGGGGCTTTGGACGCCCAGACACCCAAGTTAAAAAGAGCTCTTTTAATTTGTGTTCAACCTGGACTTTATTAAGCTGATCTTCTTGATCAATTGCAGATGTACATTTAGTGCGATAACCAAGATTGTCCGGATCCCACGATTGGGCTGCTATTTTCTTGTAATACTGCTTTCAGATGTGATGACCATTCATTTCTTTTTCCTGGTATGTATTCTCTTTTTGTTGATGCTTCGAAATTCTATTTTTCATGGTTTCAAGACATGTTCCATTACCTTAGCCATATTTAGTTTCTCTATAGTTTGTTTCATTTGTATCTATTAGTGGGTAAAGTTTGTTTGGTTTGCCATGTTTAAATATCTTAAAGGCAATTTCTTATTAAAGATATACTCCATATGGATAGTGTGTGCTGTGCAGTATAAAGTAATAAACTAGTTTTGGACTCAGGTCTAGGAGCTCAAAGGCTCTATCTCTAGGAAGTTGGAGATGCACTAAGATGGTGTTACTTTGCATTTTCTTTCTGATGACTACGTTTAGTTTAGTCTTACATCGAAATATAAGTGAAATTTCCTACAGCCACATAAATTAATGTGCTGAATATTTCTGTTACATTTTACCCACAGGTACGTAATACCGGCAGTTGGATGGAGATTGGCAACAGCATTAGCCATTTTGGAATAGTGAGCGCCCAAGTAGTCTTCGTTTTGCTGCTTTTTGCTCTGACAAATATATACACCAGAGACATTGTGGTCTCATCACGGCAGCTAACCGCACGGAAAGTTATGTAAATTGTTCAGTTCTTTTAGAGATCCAGATacattcattttctttaattaatTCTGGGCTCGGCTTTCATCTGTGGCCCAAGTTTTGTAACTTAGTAGGTTGTGTAGTTTTGTAGATGGACCTCGTATCAAAATTTTGTgctaatttattttttccattCATATCACAAGCGGTGAATAGGCTTTTTTGCATGCTTTATTTGTGTGAAATTTTCTTCTCTTGCTATGATAAATTAACGTATGTTGATTTAGTTCAGTCAGCAAAGGTAACTAACTGTCCATTGCTAGGATGTACTACTAGGATGTACTACTAGGTACCATCATTCGTTATATCATCTTCGGCAAGGTCCAGAAACTGCACAAGCTCGCCGTGGCTTTTCTGGTGAAAAACTAACTTGACCTTACGGGTCACCCGGTCACCGTGGTGACTGTGGACGGTCTTCTCCACGACGCACCCTGGCTTCGTGCGTAGCCAGCAAGAACACGGCAGAGGAAAAATGGTCTCTTCAGTAAAAACACATCTTTACTGCGTTTCTCTTCACTCCTTGTTCATTTACCAACTAACCGCACGAAAAATTATGTAAATTGTTCAGTAGCATAGGCCACAGCGTCGTGCAGCTGGTCGATCACGATCGGAGCGGCCCGTCCAGTAACCCAAATCCCGCCTGCATCCGGTCCGCCCGTTCGTTatcctcgccggccgccacacCTGGCGTTATCCAGCATCCGCGCCCTCCCCTCCGCCACGTCACGCCTCCCGGCCACATGGCGGCGCCCCAGTGGCGGCTCACCCCCACGCGGGATAAGGCGCCCCCCTCCCTTCCCGACCGCAGCTTAATAACCCGCCGCGAAAAGCTCCCCGCGAGAGCACGAGCCATCCACGTCCCCAGTCCCCACACACGCACCAGCAGAACCCAGCGCAACCGATGGCGTCGCTCACCATGATGGCGTCCttcgcggccgtggcggcggccgcgccctcccgccgcgGCAGCTTCGCCGTGGCCAGGGCCGCCAGGGTCGACCGCTGCCAGCAGGAGCCCGCTGCGAGGCTggcggccgaggaggccgaGGCCCGGCCCGCCGAGGGCCGCCGCGCCGTgatgctggcggcggcggccgcgtgcgTCGCGGccatcggcggcgccggcgccgccatggcgGGCCCCAAGAACGGGACCCCCGAGGCGAAGAAGAAGTACGCGCCCATCTGCGTCACCATGCCCACCGCCAAGGTCTGCCACAACTGATGAGAGATCGAGCACGCTGCAGGCAGGGGGCGTGCGGGGGGTTGTGCGTGTGGTATATAATGCATGCTATGCGTCCGGTTTGTCTCTCCTTGTTGATTCGAGCTTTAGATGAGACGGTCGCCATGGACGGTCTCAAAGTTGTAATATTATTGCAAATTCGAGGATAAAACCGTTCTTGTTTCGTTACATGAGAGACCATCTCTGTGTTAGCTCTTCCTTGAGCCCTTGACACCGGATCTGTGGCGatggaaaatgcaaaaccacgtGTACCTGTGGCAATCTCCTTGCTGGCCAGAACATAACATTGTGCATGGCTTTTGTATCGACGAAATTAAATGAATCGGTGGCAAGCCTGACTGATTAATGAAGCATCATGCGTTGGAACAAAGAATTGCTGCGCGTTGTATTTTTGTCGAGGGCTTGTTTGGAATAAAAGAACGGAAAATAAaggaatggaaaaaaaaatgcatgaatGAGATGGAGCGAAAAGTGGAAAACTACATTAATCCAAAATACAGGAATGTAAAGTTTAGGTTGTTTGGATCGCAGGAATTCATAACACAGGAATCACAAAATGTTGTCCTAATAGAAATACTGATTAGATTTTAGTGTCTAAACAAATTACCACGAGCACATTTGTTACTGAGCAGCAAAACCAAAGTGATATTCTATCTACCGTGACCCTCTTACATGTGGGTCCTACGGTTGTTTGTACAAGCCACCACACATCATCCTTATCCACTCACGCACACACCATTGCTGTCGTCCTCCATCCCTCCCTGAATCAACTAGCTTCGAGCACGGAGGCCCCAAGGGTCAAAGAACCATGGACGGACAAAGAACCATGGACGGACGCCCGGAGGTCAGCGGCCCGGCAACCGGCATCAAGGGGTGAGCACTGGACCTCTTCGAGCACGCCGAACCCGTTCTCCTTCGCCATCCAAAGCTCCGCTCTCAAACCAAGAGAAATGAAGTTCTCTCTTTTTGGGCAGAGTCCTTTttgtctatttttttttctagatttgGAGTTCGATTCTTTGAATTTCTCAAAGGATTCGTTCAGTGATTGCTCAAGTTGATGCTCGATttcatttttaatatttttgtcTTTCTTTATTTCCTCTTGTTGCTCAAACCTCAAATGAAGCTGtgtgaagaggaagaagagcacATGAGGTAAGCTTGATTAGCGCATGAGTGCGCGAGCGAGCGTTGCAGGAAAAATTTCCCTGAGCTCGGAGCACATTTTTCCTTTCCTCCAAAAGTACAGCCTTTCTGACCGTTCCTCTGGAAAGTCTATCGTCGATTCCTTTGTCCCAAACGCGTTACTCGCTTCCCTTTCCTCCGGAACCGAAGCGTCCATTTTTCCTACGTTTTTCCTCCGTTCCGCCTCAGTGTTCGGAGTAAGCCACTGGCCGTGGGCCGATGACAAACCTGCAGAGCGTTTGCTGGAGGAGTCAAGGAGATGGTGGGCCGCGGGTATAATAGAGAGAAGAAAGGCAAACATGTCACAGTGTAAAAGGTAATTTCCATAACAGAACTGCGAGTTTTTTCTCAAGAAAAAGATCACCGCTAACATACAAGGCCCTCACTCTTTCACATGTATTTATGTAGGTAAATTGCGTGTTTGTAGAACACAACTATTCCGTCCGATTCCTAATTAAAGTAGGTCACTGTAGATTTTAACTACTCTCTAAATATAAGTCGTATCCTTAAAACAAACAGCGAGATATCAACTATTCTCTAAATATAAGTTATTCTAGAAACAGATACGAAATATACAGGGAAAAGCTATCCCTCACTCAGGTGATTTGAGAGTCTCCGTCGCTCGAATTTCTGGACATCCGATCGATgcatcattattattttgtccGTTTGATTTGGCCATCCGATCGATGCTATCTAATCCTACATGGCAGAGACATGATTCATTTATTCTGGAACCCGTAGTTTCATTCGCCCCTTCATCTCTTTCCCGTgggcggcgaggcggtggcgccaGGGGATCTCCGAGGCTCATCCCCGAGGGGCGGCGAGGCAGCAGCACTAGGGGATCTCTGAGGTTCATTCCGTGGGCGGCGAGACGGTGGTGTGAGCGATGGTGCCAAGCTATCTCCAAGGTTTTTCCATGGCTGCCTTCAAACCATTCCTCCTTCACTGTGCCTTTCGTCCCCTGCGATTTCTGCTCCCAGTCATTGTAGACATTAGCGACTTTCTATTGTTCTCGATTTTATATATTTTGCGTTGGTTTCTGTGGAGATTGGTTCATACCTTGTTTCCAACGATCCAGTAGGATGCTAGATTTTGGTTAGGCTATTTAGCATTAAATCATATCTAATTATACTAGGTTGTAAGTTTTTGTTCGTATGGCTTAGGTTTCAACATTCTGCACCTCTCCGTATATGATTAGGTGCCCAAGCAGTGGGGTGGGGCATTTCCTAATGAAATTATGGTTCTTACTCCTGGAGATTAGGCAATTGTGTCCATTTTATTGTATAGGTAAACAAGATGATATGGTCCTATGGTAGTGCTCTGTGAATGAGGGTGAGCAGGGATGAGGGgcatgatctttttttttctgattatGACAATTTGCGCATGCTGAACTGAGCGAGGTCCGTTGATCCATAATTCCGTGTTCCTGAATTGGACTGCAAATTGGTATGTTATATTAGGTTCACTACCTCACAATTAGCctgatctgattttttttttcagatccACTTGTTTTTTTTGCATGTGGATGATTTGTAGAGTTTCTTTTCCAAGAAATTTGCAACGATTTGTTTTGGTTCTACCTAGTTATTTATACTTTCTTCTCTATAGGCTAGATCATTGTGGTTGCTATGATTCTTTTGATCAGGAATCAATGTATATGAGGCTGATATGTTAGTTGTTGTTAGCCTATTAGCCATGCTGTGTTGGTCACCCTCTGTGTAAAATGTAAACGGTCCATTTGTGTCAATCCATTAATTTTATATGTTCATGTAAGTATTGAATTTCATATTTTTAAGTGTCACCTTATGTTCTGACCAGATTTACCCTTTGGTGAGCTGTAGTGTAGGTTAATACCATTATTTGTGGTGTTCCCTtgcttattatttttttctagcaCCAATAGATATAGATGTTCTCTTCTTGTGTCTTTTCTTATATGAGCCTTTTAATGAACCATTTTGTACATGTTTTTATGAATTAGTATAAAGTACATTTTATATGTATTCCTCTTCACAATCATATACAGTACACTTTTAATGTCAGTTGAAGCATGCAATTAGCTTAATTTTCCCCTCCTAACACACATATGGTTCTATCTATTACTTATATCTTTGTATgattaatttgatttttttccgCTTGAGGCAGTTCCTCCAAATCCCTTCAACTGTGTGTGGTGTTGGAGATTTCAATTCACGTCCAGCTCGATGGGGTTGCGGGCTGTTGCGACTGGCGTGAGGCTAGGTCTAGGGTGGAATGTTGTCCGGAGGTGTGTAGTCAGAGGCCTAGGTATCCATCTGTTCTTGCTCACCATGGATAACTATAGTTTGATTAGGAAAGATATGTGGTTTTATGATTGTCAGGCTTCTGAAAATTCAGGAATTAGCATTGATCAAACTATAGGAAAATAGGCATATGTCATCTGTCCTTGCTCACATTAGTATGCTCAAGCAATGATATCATATACTAAGTATGCTTGTTGTTTTCATTTGTAATCTGTATTTTACATTCTGTGACCTATATTTTACTTGCTATTGCATGTGTTATATGTATATAGGTTCAGATATAGTTAATTGGGTCTGATTTTGCAGTGAAATCATCACTGTTAATTTGATATTTGTGAACAGTGATTGAATAGCATTAAAAATGTATGTGCAAATATCTATTTGCGTTGACCTGTTAG
Proteins encoded in this window:
- the LOC117859198 gene encoding photosystem II 5 kDa protein, chloroplastic, with protein sequence MASLTMMASFAAVAAAAPSRRGSFAVARAARVDRCQQEPAARLAAEEAEARPAEGRRAVMLAAAAACVAAIGGAGAAMAGPKNGTPEAKKKYAPICVTMPTAKVCHN